One window of the Devosia sp. 2618 genome contains the following:
- the ychF gene encoding redox-regulated ATPase YchF: protein MGFKMGIVGLPNVGKSTLFNALTRTAAAAAANFPFCTIEPNVGDVPVPDARLGKLAEIGKSVNVLPARMSFVDIAGLVKGASKGEGLGNQFLANIRECDAIAYVLRCFEDGNIIHVANKVDPLADAEVVETELMLADLESLEKRRTGVEKKAKGNDKDAKVTLELIDRSLVLLREGTSARFVERSAEEEKAFQELQLLTSKPVLYVCNVDEGSAENGNAMSKLVEDYAHKNDAGVVIISAEIESQLAQLPDAEQAEYLESLGLHEAGLNRLIREAYTLLGLQTYFTVGPKETRAWTIHKGDKAPAAAGVIHSDFERGFIRAQTIGYEDFVTLGGEVAAKEAGKARDEGKEYVVKDGDVMLFKFNT from the coding sequence ATGGGTTTCAAGATGGGCATCGTTGGCCTGCCGAATGTCGGCAAGTCGACCCTCTTTAACGCGCTGACGCGCACCGCCGCTGCTGCCGCTGCGAACTTCCCGTTCTGCACCATCGAACCCAATGTGGGCGATGTGCCAGTGCCGGACGCTCGCCTCGGCAAGCTGGCCGAAATCGGCAAGTCCGTGAACGTGCTGCCCGCACGCATGAGCTTTGTCGACATCGCGGGTCTCGTGAAGGGCGCGTCCAAGGGCGAAGGCCTGGGCAACCAGTTCCTCGCCAACATTCGCGAATGCGACGCCATCGCCTATGTGCTGCGCTGCTTTGAAGACGGCAACATCATCCACGTCGCCAACAAGGTCGATCCGCTGGCCGACGCCGAAGTGGTCGAAACCGAGCTGATGCTCGCCGACCTCGAAAGCCTTGAGAAACGCCGCACCGGCGTCGAAAAGAAGGCCAAGGGCAACGACAAGGACGCCAAGGTCACGCTCGAGCTGATTGATCGCTCGCTCGTGCTGCTGCGCGAAGGCACATCCGCCCGCTTCGTCGAGCGCTCTGCTGAAGAAGAAAAGGCGTTCCAGGAACTCCAGCTCCTCACCTCCAAGCCCGTGCTCTACGTCTGCAACGTCGATGAAGGCTCCGCCGAAAACGGCAATGCGATGAGCAAGCTGGTCGAAGACTACGCGCACAAAAACGACGCTGGCGTCGTCATCATCTCGGCCGAGATCGAAAGCCAGCTGGCGCAGCTCCCAGATGCCGAACAGGCAGAATATCTGGAATCGCTCGGCCTGCACGAAGCTGGCCTCAACCGCCTGATCCGCGAAGCCTATACCCTGCTGGGTCTGCAGACCTATTTCACGGTCGGCCCCAAGGAAACGCGCGCCTGGACCATCCACAAAGGCGACAAGGCTCCGGCGGCCGCTGGCGTCATTCACTCCGATTTTGAACGCGGCTTCATCCGCGCCCAGACCATCGGCTACGAGGATTTCGTCACCTTGGGCGGTGAAGTCGCCGCCAAGGAAGCCGGCAAGGCGCGCGACGAAGGCAAGGAATATGTCGTCAAGGACGGCGACGTGATGCTGTTCAAGTTTAATACTTAG
- a CDS encoding sorbosone dehydrogenase family protein, whose product MWYYYRGRHIGSFAQAFGSAPKIPEPKSQGPVPMLKMPTAIGWGEGEKPTVAAGLKVTAFARNLKHPRWAYVLPNGDVLVAESASLPSTVKTIRDYAMNRVMSRAGATRPSANQITLLRDADGDGVPEVREVFLKDLSQPFGMALVGDTLYIGNTDSVVAFPYETGQTRITATGRKLMDMKPDGHWTRNLLASKDGTKLYVAVGSKSNIAENGLEEEEGRACIYELDLTTGQHREFAGGLRNPVGMAWEPVDGKLWTVVNERDGLGDETPPDYLTSVKDGGFYGWPFSYWGNTVDERVPQNAALVARASAPDYALGGHTASLGLCWLPEGTLPGLPSGMVIGQHGSWNRSKLSGYKVILVPFADGKPSGLSVDLLTGFLAADEKTSRGRPVGVTVAADGALLAVDDVGDAIWRVTGA is encoded by the coding sequence ATGTGGTATTATTATCGTGGCCGCCATATCGGCTCGTTTGCGCAGGCCTTTGGTAGCGCACCAAAAATTCCCGAACCCAAGTCGCAGGGCCCGGTGCCCATGCTCAAAATGCCAACCGCGATTGGTTGGGGCGAGGGCGAAAAGCCGACTGTTGCGGCGGGCCTCAAGGTCACCGCCTTTGCGCGCAACCTCAAGCATCCGCGCTGGGCCTATGTGCTGCCCAATGGCGACGTGCTCGTTGCCGAGTCGGCATCGCTGCCGAGCACGGTCAAGACGATCCGCGACTATGCGATGAACCGCGTCATGAGCCGCGCGGGCGCCACCCGCCCGAGTGCCAACCAGATTACGCTGTTGCGCGATGCCGATGGCGATGGCGTGCCCGAAGTGCGCGAAGTGTTCCTCAAGGATTTAAGCCAGCCCTTCGGCATGGCTCTGGTCGGGGACACGCTCTATATTGGCAACACCGATAGCGTCGTGGCTTTCCCTTACGAAACTGGCCAGACCAGGATCACCGCCACCGGCCGCAAGCTGATGGACATGAAGCCCGACGGCCACTGGACGCGGAACCTGCTCGCCAGCAAGGACGGCACCAAGCTTTATGTGGCCGTCGGCTCCAAGAGCAACATTGCCGAAAACGGTCTTGAGGAAGAAGAAGGCCGCGCCTGCATTTATGAGCTCGACCTGACCACCGGCCAGCACCGCGAATTTGCCGGCGGCCTGCGCAACCCCGTTGGCATGGCCTGGGAGCCGGTCGATGGCAAGCTCTGGACCGTGGTCAATGAGCGCGACGGCCTGGGCGACGAGACGCCGCCCGATTACCTGACTTCGGTCAAAGACGGCGGCTTTTACGGCTGGCCCTTCAGCTATTGGGGCAACACGGTCGACGAGCGCGTGCCACAGAACGCCGCGCTGGTCGCCAGGGCCTCCGCGCCCGATTATGCGCTGGGCGGCCACACCGCGTCGCTCGGCCTCTGCTGGCTGCCCGAAGGCACGCTGCCGGGCCTGCCATCGGGCATGGTCATCGGCCAGCACGGCTCGTGGAACCGCAGCAAGCTCAGCGGCTACAAGGTGATCCTCGTGCCGTTTGCCGATGGCAAGCCAAGCGGGTTGTCGGTCGATCTGCTGACGGGGTTCCTCGCCGCCGATGAGAAAACCTCGCGCGGCCGTCCGGTTGGCGTGACGGTTGCGGCTGATGGGGCTTTGCTCGCAGTTGATGACGTCGGCGACGCCATCTGGCGCGTGACCGGGGCTTAG